A stretch of the Aspergillus puulaauensis MK2 DNA, chromosome 6, nearly complete sequence genome encodes the following:
- a CDS encoding uncharacterized protein (COG:S;~EggNog:ENOG410PVIV;~InterPro:IPR004104,IPR000683,IPR036291;~PFAM:PF02894,PF01408;~go_function: GO:0016491 - oxidoreductase activity [Evidence IEA]), producing the protein MSSKLNIGVVGIGRMGQRHALNLLYRVPRAHLLCVCSPALHEIEWANQQLKPEGVQVFADFEEMIRTPGLQAVVIASSTNLHVMHTLAAMDRGLHVLCEKPVTTDATVLESIIDRTRKQPDTSLMVAFVRRFEKNYTDARQKIQAGVIGKPLVIRSQGTEKLDKSGYFIEYARVSGGIFLDTVIHDIDLTLSFFGDDMVPKSCYATGLISHHHEMTGFNDVDNSVGVVEFWDGRIAHYYHSRTTSHGYDNCTEIVGTDGKIGINLIPTLNKVQVSCQDGIVCQAFPSWMDQYQDAFVAEMDAFTEAILDEKELPLRLEAALTGLKIAQALQDSVISGKKVKFNENGERK; encoded by the exons ATGTCTTCAAAACTCAACATCGGCGTCGTCGGCATCGGCCGCATGGGCCAGCGCCATGCTCTGAATCTTCTCTATCGTGTCCCTCGAGCACACCTGCTCTGCGTGTGCTCCCCTGCGTTACATGAGATTGAATGGGCCAACCAGCAGCTCAAGCCTGAGGGTGTTCAAGTGTTTGCAGACTTCGAGGAGATGATACGCACCCCTGGCCTTCAGGCCGTGGTGATTGCCTCCTCAACAAATCTGCATGTCATGCATACGCTGGCGGCCATGGACCGCGGCCTCCACGTCCTCTGTGAAAAGCCGGTGACAACTGATGCTACAGTT CTGGAATCTATAATCGATAGAACTAGGAAGCAACCCGACACCAGCTTAATGGTTGCCTTCGTCCGCCGCTTCGAGAAGAATTATACTGATGCCCGACAAAAGATTCAGGCGGGGGTTATAGGTAAACCACTCGTCATTCGCTCACAGGGTACTGAGAAACTTGATAAATCCGGGTACTTTATTGAGTATGCCCGGGTGAGCGGAGGCATCTTTTTGGATACTGTGATCCATGATATTGACCTGACATTGTCCTTCTTCGGAGATGATATGGTGCCAAAGTCCTGTTATGCAACTGGCTTGATATCTCACCACCACGAGATGACAGGATTTAATGACGTGGATAATTCCGTTGGTGTAGTTGAATTCTGGGATGGGCGGATTGCGCATTACTACCACTCTCGAACAACATCGCATGGGTATGATAACTGTACGGAGATTGTTGGGACGGACGGCAAGATCGGGATCAATTTGATTCCAACATTGAATAAGGTACAGGTGTCCTGTCAGGATGGCATCGTGTGTCAGGCATTTCCAAGCTGGATGGATCAGTATCAGGATGCGTTCGTGGCGGAAATGGACGCCTTTACCGAGGCGATTCTTGACGAAAAGGAACTTCCTTTGAGGCTGGAGGCTGCGTTGACAGGCTTGAAAATTGCACAGGCTTTACAGGACAGCGTGATatcggggaagaaggttaAATTCAACGAGAACGGGGAACGGAAGTAA
- a CDS encoding Dabb family protein (COG:S;~EggNog:ENOG410PQUX;~InterPro:IPR011008,IPR013097;~PFAM:PF07876) — translation MSITHIVLLQFKQNVPPDAVQNACKKMLGLREQCLHPSTTKPYILSVSGGKDNSPEGKQGGITHAFIMKFKSAADREYYLTSDPIHQEFAESLIRLVEKAQVVDFTPGIF, via the exons ATGTCGATCACCCACATTGTCCTTCTTCAGTTCAAGCAGAATGTGCCTCCTGATGCAGTACAGAAT GCATGCAAAAAGATGCTTGGTCTCAGAGAACAATGCCTCCATCCGTCAACAACGAAGCCGTACATTCTGTCCGTGTCCGGTGGAAAGGACAATTCTCCAGAAGGAAAGCAG GGCGGTATCACGCACGCATTTATTATGAAATTCAAATCTGCCGCAGACCGGGAATACTACCTTACAAGCGATCCTATACATCAAGAATTTGCGGAGAGCCTGATAAGACTCGTTGAAAAAGCTCAAGTGGTCGACTTTACGCCCGGTATCTTCTAG
- a CDS encoding uncharacterized protein (CAZy:GH28;~COG:G;~EggNog:ENOG410PVTX;~InterPro:IPR000743,IPR012334,IPR011050;~PFAM:PF00295;~go_function: GO:0004650 - polygalacturonase activity [Evidence IEA];~go_process: GO:0005975 - carbohydrate metabolic process [Evidence IEA]) — protein sequence MRPIEPLNPVLHDVEIVWKGQWKPFHFWNVTNVHVQDFYVNQPALWSVNIMNGTNMYFKDIRTSAVSSQAPSGANWAQNTDGFNTMDAHNVTLDGFHYTGGDDCIAIKPRSYDIFVNNVTCNGGNGIAIGSLGQYQEDSSVENVIVQNAKVPGTALGVYIKVWTGVPVWQSSYESCCEPRGGGWGNVRNLTFANIDLTGAKKATWVGQGSGGNSSTRGTSMMQLSEIYFTNLFGVLDAEDNKGEVSCSNVYPCYDIYFNNATVVGSTGATLRGACALAAPGGIHGLKGC from the exons ATGAGACCTATTGAGCCGCTCAATCCGGTCCTCCACGATGTTGAGATTGTTTGGAAAGGGCAGTGGAAG CCTTTCCATTTCTGGAATGTCACCAACGTTCATGTCCAAGACTTCTACGTCAACCAGCCTGCCCTCTGGTCTGTCAATATCATGAACGGCACCAATATGTATTTCAAGGACATCCGCACAAGCGCTGTTTCGAGTCAGGCCCCGTCGGGAGCAAACTGGGCTCAGAACACTGATGGATTCA ATACCATGGATGCGCACAACGTCACCCTCGACGGCTTCCATTACACAGGCGGGGATGACTGTATTGCGATCAAACCGCGGTCTTATGATATATTCGTCAACAACGTAACATGCAATGGTGGCAATGGCATAGCAATCGGCAGCCTTGGCCAATACCAGGAGGATAGCAGCGTCGAGAATGTCATCGTGCAAAATGCAAAG GTTCCCGGCACGGCTCTGGGTGTATACATCAAGGTTTGGACGGGCGTGCCCGTGTGGCAGTCCAGTTATGAGAGCTGCTGTGAGCCTCGTGGCGGTGGTTGGGGCAATGTTCGCAACCTAACATTTGCCAACATCGACCTCACCGGGGCTAAAAAGGCGACGTGGGTGGGTCAAGGCAGTGGGGGCAATAGCAGCACCAGGGGCACAAGCATGATGCAGCTCTCGGAGATATACTTCACTAATCTCTTTGGTGTTCTGGATGCTGAGGACAACAAGGGTGAGGTTAGTTGTAGCAATGTTTATCCTTGTTACGACATATACTTCAACAATGCGACTGTGGTGGGATCTACTGGGGCAACCTTGCGTGGCGCATGCGCTCTCGCAGCTCCAGGAGGAATCCATGGATTAAAAGGCTGCTAG
- a CDS encoding NAD(P)-dependent alcohol dehydrogenase (COG:Q;~EggNog:ENOG410PIJ6;~InterPro:IPR013154,IPR013149,IPR002328,IPR036291, IPR011032;~PFAM:PF00107,PF08240;~go_function: GO:0008270 - zinc ion binding [Evidence IEA];~go_function: GO:0016491 - oxidoreductase activity [Evidence IEA];~go_process: GO:0055114 - oxidation-reduction process [Evidence IEA]), giving the protein MSVPTSSKGQYLHGPKTLNLEERPLPAPASDEVQIAIRSTTLCGSDVHYYTYNRNGSIEIKEPLCGGHEAAGVVVALGHGIQNSTPLRPGDKVAIESGVPCENCPKCKSGLYNVCPQLRFRSSGAPFPHFQGTLQEYVNHPARWCHKLPEPLSFDDGALLEPLSVCIHATKRARMEKGQTSLVFGAGAVGLLSAAVAKIEYGSRVVIADIDSGRVGFAVSEGFADVGFTIMPKRGTTSEEKLGIAREVAEEIGKLSWPQGGQVGRLDVVLECTGVETCVQTSIYAADSAGKVVLIGMGTANQLWPISELTGREIDIVSVWRYASCYPRAIGIMDAVARQGMLPDIRKLITHRFKGLESVPNAYETAAQTKDAKSQLVIKTVVNL; this is encoded by the exons ATGTCTGTCCCAACATCTAGCAAAGGCCAATACCTCCACGGTCCAAAGACCCTCAACCTGGAAGAACGACCGCTTCCCGCCCCTGCAAGCGACGAAGTGCAAATAGCCATCCGCTCCACAACCCTCTGCGGCTCGGACGTACACTACTACACATACAACCGCAATGGCTCGATTGAAATCAAAGAACCTCTCTGTGGTGGCCACGAAGCAGCAGGCGTGGTCGTTGCACTGGGGCACGGAATCCAGAACTCTACACCCCTAAGGCCAGGCGACAAGGTGGCTATTGAAAGTGGCGTTCCGTGCGAGAACTGCCCGAAATGCAAAAGCGGGCTGTACAATGTTTGTCCCCAGCTTCGGTTCCGGAGTAGTGGTGCTCCGTTTCCTCATTTCCAGGGAACTCTACAGGAGTATGTCAATCATCCGGCAAGATGGTGTCATAAACTGCCGGAGCCATTGAGCTTTGATGATGGGGCGCTGCTTGAGCCGTTATCGGTGTGTATTCATGCAACGAAAAGGGcgcggatggagaagggCCAGACGTCTTTGGTATTCGGTGCAGGGGCTGTGGGATTGCTCTCGGCTGCTGTCGCGAAGATTGAGTATGGGAGTCGTGTTGTTATCGCAGATATTGATAGCGGCCGGGTGGGCTTCGCGGTTAGCGAGGGATTTGCAGACGTGGGTTTTACTATAATGCCTAAGAGAGGCACTACctcggaggagaagctgggtATCGCTAGGGAGGTGGCTGAGGAAATTGGAAAGTTATCCTGGCCGCAAGGGGGGCAGGTAGGCCGGCTGGATGTGGTCTTGGAGTGTACCGGGGTCGAAACTTGTGTGCAGACGTCTATATAC GCAGCAGACAGTGCCGGCAAGGTTGTCCTTATTGGGATGGGAACAGCGAACCAACTCTGGCCAATTTCGGAACTAACTGGGCGAGAGATTGATATAGTGTCAGTCTGGCGCTATGCTTCCTGCTACCCCCGAGCCATTGGTATCATGGACGCCGTGGCCCGTCAGGGTATGCTTCCGGATATACGCAAGCTCATCACGCATAGATTTAAGGGTCTTGAGTCTGTCCCGAACGCCTATGAGACGGCCGCGCAGACAAAAGATGCCAAGTCTCAGCTGGTCATCAAGACTGTTGTTAACCTGTAA